The following proteins come from a genomic window of Mycolicibacterium rufum:
- a CDS encoding aldehyde dehydrogenase yields the protein MTQSTAFKTEWDKLFIGGKWVEPATSDVIEVHSPATGELVGKVPLASAADVDAACAAARKAFDEGPWPQMSPAERQDVLARAVKILEERADELKFLLAAETGQPPTIVDMMQYGAAMSAFQYFAAAADKFTWQEIRDGIYGQTLVVREPIGVVGAVTAWNVPFFLAANKLGPALLAGCTIVLKPAAETPLSVFAMAEAFAEAGLPEGVLSIVPGGPETGRALTANPELDKFTFTGSSAVGKEIAKIAAEKLKPCTLELGGKSAAIILEDADLDSTLPMLVFSGLMNSGQACVGQTRILAPRSRYDEVVEKLSAAVSGMLPGLPTDPAAMIGPLISEKQRERVEGYIKKGVEEGARVVVGGERPEGLDSGWYVQPTVFADVDNSMTIAQEEIFGPVLAVIPYTDEDDAVRIANDSVYGLAGSVYTTDHDKALKIARRIRTGTYAVNMYAFDPGAPFGGYKNSGIGRENGTEGIEAYCEPKSILLPFGYTPA from the coding sequence ATGACACAGAGCACGGCGTTCAAGACCGAATGGGACAAGCTGTTCATCGGCGGCAAGTGGGTCGAGCCGGCCACCTCGGACGTGATCGAGGTGCACTCCCCCGCCACCGGCGAGCTGGTCGGCAAGGTTCCGCTGGCGAGCGCCGCCGACGTCGACGCCGCCTGCGCGGCCGCCCGCAAGGCCTTCGACGAGGGGCCCTGGCCGCAGATGTCGCCGGCCGAGCGCCAGGACGTGCTGGCCCGTGCGGTCAAGATCCTCGAGGAGCGGGCCGACGAGCTGAAGTTCCTGCTCGCCGCCGAGACCGGCCAGCCCCCGACGATCGTCGACATGATGCAGTACGGCGCCGCGATGTCGGCGTTCCAGTACTTCGCGGCCGCGGCCGACAAGTTCACCTGGCAGGAGATCCGCGACGGCATCTACGGCCAGACGCTGGTGGTGCGCGAGCCGATCGGTGTCGTCGGCGCGGTCACCGCCTGGAACGTCCCGTTCTTCCTGGCCGCCAACAAGCTGGGCCCGGCGCTGCTGGCCGGCTGCACCATCGTGCTCAAGCCCGCCGCGGAGACCCCGCTGTCGGTGTTCGCGATGGCCGAGGCGTTCGCCGAGGCCGGGCTGCCCGAGGGCGTGCTGTCGATCGTTCCCGGTGGACCGGAGACCGGGCGCGCGCTGACCGCCAACCCGGAGCTGGACAAGTTCACGTTCACCGGCTCGTCGGCGGTCGGGAAGGAGATCGCCAAGATCGCCGCCGAGAAGCTCAAGCCGTGCACGCTGGAGCTGGGCGGCAAGTCGGCGGCGATCATCCTCGAGGACGCCGACCTGGACTCCACGCTGCCGATGCTGGTGTTCTCCGGGCTGATGAACTCCGGGCAGGCCTGCGTCGGGCAGACCCGCATCCTGGCGCCGCGGTCGCGCTACGACGAGGTCGTCGAGAAGCTCTCGGCCGCGGTGTCGGGCATGCTGCCCGGGCTGCCCACCGATCCCGCCGCGATGATCGGCCCGCTGATCAGCGAGAAGCAGCGCGAGCGCGTGGAGGGCTACATCAAGAAAGGTGTCGAGGAGGGTGCCCGCGTCGTCGTCGGCGGTGAGCGCCCCGAGGGCCTGGACAGCGGCTGGTACGTGCAGCCGACGGTGTTCGCCGACGTCGACAACTCGATGACGATCGCCCAGGAGGAGATCTTCGGGCCGGTGCTCGCGGTGATCCCCTACACCGACGAGGACGACGCGGTGCGCATCGCCAACGACTCGGTGTACGGGCTGGCCGGGTCGGTGTACACCACCGACCACGACAAGGCGCTCAAGATCGCCCGGCGGATCCGCACCGGCACGTACGCGGTCAACATGTACGCGTTCGATCCCGGCGCCCCGTTCGGCGGCTACAAGAACTCGGGCATCGGCCGCGAGAACGGCACCGAGGGCATCGAGGCGTACTGCGAGCCCAAGTCGATCCTGCTGCCGTTCGGCTACACCCCGGCTTAG
- a CDS encoding class I SAM-dependent methyltransferase yields MVATDLFARRATLARSLRLLSAFRFEQSDPDRFYGALAADTVALVADLWAGATGSAPGGLTVLDVGGGPGYFASAFTDAGMRYLGVEPDPREMHAAAPRTHRRAGTFVRASGTALPFADGSVDVCLSSNVAEHVAQPWRLGAEMLRVTRPGGLAILSYTVWLGPFGGHEMGLTHYLGGRRAADRYARRHGHRPKNDYGSSLFAVSAHQGLRWAAGTGALVAAFPRYHPRWAWNLTKVPGLREFTVSNLVLVLSPS; encoded by the coding sequence GTGGTCGCTACGGATCTGTTCGCCCGGCGGGCGACGCTGGCGCGCTCGCTGCGCCTGCTGTCGGCGTTCCGCTTCGAGCAGAGCGATCCCGACCGGTTCTACGGGGCGCTGGCCGCCGACACCGTCGCGCTCGTCGCCGACCTGTGGGCCGGGGCGACCGGCAGCGCTCCGGGCGGCCTGACCGTGCTCGACGTCGGCGGCGGCCCCGGCTATTTCGCGTCCGCGTTCACCGACGCCGGGATGCGCTACCTCGGAGTGGAACCCGACCCCCGGGAGATGCACGCCGCCGCGCCGCGCACCCACCGGCGCGCGGGGACGTTCGTCCGCGCCTCGGGCACCGCGCTGCCGTTCGCCGACGGCAGCGTCGACGTCTGCCTGTCCTCCAACGTCGCCGAGCACGTCGCGCAGCCGTGGCGGCTCGGCGCGGAGATGCTGCGCGTCACCCGCCCCGGCGGGCTGGCGATCCTGTCGTACACGGTCTGGCTGGGGCCGTTCGGCGGCCACGAGATGGGCCTGACCCACTACCTCGGTGGCCGGCGGGCCGCCGACCGGTATGCGCGCCGGCACGGCCACCGGCCCAAAAACGACTACGGCTCGTCGTTGTTCGCCGTTTCCGCGCACCAGGGGCTGCGCTGGGCCGCGGGCACCGGCGCGCTGGTCGCCGCATTTCCCCGCTACCACCCGCGATGGGCGTGGAACCTGACGAAGGTGCCCGGGCTGCGGGAATTCACGGTGAGCAATCTGGTGCTGGTGTTGTCGCCGTCCTGA
- a CDS encoding SgcJ/EcaC family oxidoreductase, whose protein sequence is MTDDTAVRDVLDRWLDAIRARDLEGVTAAHTDDIVLFDVPVPYDGVYGIDGYRATWPDFFEWIAGGAVLELVRLDVTAGDTVAYAHALFRTGMPEDIAAHPEKRLRSTFGLRKIDGAWVIAHEHHSMPHTA, encoded by the coding sequence ATGACCGACGACACCGCAGTCCGCGACGTTCTCGACCGCTGGCTCGACGCCATCCGCGCCCGTGACCTCGAGGGCGTCACCGCCGCGCACACCGACGACATCGTGCTGTTCGACGTGCCGGTGCCCTACGACGGCGTGTACGGCATCGACGGCTACCGCGCCACCTGGCCGGATTTCTTCGAGTGGATCGCCGGCGGCGCCGTGCTCGAGCTGGTGCGTCTCGACGTCACCGCCGGCGACACCGTCGCCTACGCCCACGCCCTGTTCCGCACCGGCATGCCCGAGGACATCGCCGCCCATCCCGAGAAGCGTCTGCGCAGCACGTTCGGCCTGCGCAAGATCGACGGCGCCTGGGTCATCGCCCACGAGCACCACTCGATGCCGCACACCGCCTGA